One part of the Salinivirga cyanobacteriivorans genome encodes these proteins:
- a CDS encoding M14 family zinc carboxypeptidase has translation MKKLVLITLIGIMTFALNAQKSIIKFNIDSNKALQKISSVVSIDNVQGNTVVAYANDAELEEFKSLNYDFEFMPHPSTGKSLTMANTVAEMASWDRYPTHDVYLQMMQNFATNHPEICRLETIGQSEEGRDVVVLKITDNPDMEEAEPEYYYTGQMHGDEIVAYIMLLRLIDYTLENYGTLDRITNLVNNYEIWINPLSNPDGTYTSNNNTVSGATRYNSNSVDLNRNFPSPELPSPGSQNEAEIQMQIAFAEAHNFVGSSNLHSGIELVNYPWDSWTSSVKTHADHNWFEHVSRNYADTAQYNSPSGYMTGQDNGVTHGGDWYVVDGSRQDNMVYYHNCREITLELSNQKMLDSEDLPAHWNYNRDALIGFIEAISYGFSGIVTNTNDEPLHAKVEITGHDEDNSEVYTDADVGDYYRPIEPGTYDVTFSAEGYIAQTHSITVSDWETTTNFDVTLEPAAEVQLSGTVMDGQTGLPIENAEISFPGTSVSAVSTDASGHYSLTVFEDQYQISAYKNGYAQNNKTVTVTSENNVVDFALVTSEAITFETEIPENITLSGDVDWFRSNNQAYEGSYSVESGNISDDQVSTMTLTASTDAGTISFFRKISSESGFDFLKFKIDGTEQDTWSGESDWQEFSYSITAGSHTFTWEYEKDGSVSSGSDCGWIDYIELPSDAIATYDLTFVVTNGGTPIENATVSLPGYGAQSTNASGETLFTDVYATSNATLAYTVEATGFEAVEGTIAVTENKTITIDMNSGMAVTPSSLDFGDVTTDESSELSYEITASGLANDVTVTAPEGYMISNTSGSGFASSIVVPQSSGTIDQTVFVQFNPVTVTNYTGLISNESDGAPAQYVEVTGNGIAPNTPNIVISETSMDFGQVTIGEDSVKTYSVSGSDLTNDVVVTVSSDGPFAISTDGTSYTNSITLTQSGGTLATTDIMVKYAPTQEGPFGNEIIHESTDANTRTLSLSGDTPVGIDDMKNKISIYPNPATNHLTINNAENQKFILYDVSGKQRLTKTIDSNQHTISLNAYKKGVYVLKIFGPNNVSTLKFVKQ, from the coding sequence ATGAAAAAATTAGTATTAATCACACTTATTGGAATAATGACCTTTGCACTAAATGCACAGAAAAGCATCATCAAGTTTAATATTGATAGCAATAAAGCATTACAAAAGATATCATCTGTAGTATCAATCGACAATGTTCAAGGGAATACAGTTGTTGCCTATGCCAATGATGCGGAGCTCGAGGAGTTCAAATCATTGAATTATGATTTTGAGTTTATGCCCCACCCTTCCACGGGCAAATCGCTCACAATGGCAAACACAGTAGCAGAAATGGCCAGTTGGGATCGCTACCCTACGCACGACGTATATTTGCAAATGATGCAGAATTTCGCTACAAATCATCCTGAAATTTGCCGCCTCGAAACAATTGGACAATCAGAAGAAGGAAGAGACGTGGTTGTACTTAAAATAACTGACAACCCGGATATGGAAGAAGCTGAGCCGGAATACTATTACACCGGGCAAATGCACGGAGACGAAATAGTTGCATATATAATGTTATTGAGACTCATTGACTATACACTGGAAAACTACGGCACGTTAGATCGGATAACAAATCTGGTAAATAATTATGAAATATGGATTAATCCTCTATCCAATCCCGATGGTACGTATACCTCCAACAATAATACAGTAAGTGGTGCAACACGTTACAATTCTAATAGTGTAGATCTAAATCGCAATTTCCCGTCACCGGAATTACCAAGCCCCGGCTCCCAAAACGAAGCTGAGATACAAATGCAAATAGCTTTTGCAGAAGCACATAATTTTGTTGGTTCATCGAACCTGCATAGTGGCATCGAATTGGTAAACTACCCGTGGGACAGCTGGACCTCCAGCGTAAAAACCCATGCAGACCACAATTGGTTCGAACATGTATCCCGTAATTATGCTGATACAGCACAATATAACAGCCCCAGCGGTTATATGACTGGTCAGGACAATGGTGTAACGCATGGTGGCGATTGGTACGTAGTGGATGGTAGCAGACAGGACAACATGGTGTATTATCATAACTGCAGAGAAATAACCCTTGAGCTCTCCAATCAAAAGATGCTCGATTCAGAAGACCTGCCTGCACACTGGAACTATAACCGGGATGCACTCATAGGTTTTATAGAAGCAATAAGTTACGGTTTCAGTGGAATAGTAACCAACACCAATGACGAACCACTACATGCTAAAGTCGAAATCACTGGTCACGACGAAGACAATTCCGAAGTATATACCGACGCTGATGTGGGCGACTATTACCGCCCCATTGAACCAGGTACGTACGATGTAACATTTTCAGCCGAAGGATATATTGCACAAACGCACTCCATAACTGTTTCTGACTGGGAAACCACAACCAACTTCGATGTAACACTTGAACCTGCAGCCGAAGTGCAACTATCAGGCACCGTAATGGATGGGCAAACCGGCCTGCCAATTGAAAATGCAGAGATAAGCTTTCCAGGCACATCTGTTTCAGCTGTGAGCACCGATGCAAGTGGCCATTATTCATTGACTGTTTTTGAAGACCAATATCAAATTTCTGCATACAAGAACGGTTATGCTCAAAACAACAAAACCGTTACCGTAACTTCGGAGAATAACGTAGTCGATTTTGCGCTGGTAACTTCAGAAGCCATTACTTTTGAAACAGAAATACCTGAAAACATCACTTTAAGTGGCGATGTGGATTGGTTCCGCTCGAACAACCAGGCTTACGAAGGAAGTTACAGCGTTGAATCGGGCAATATCAGCGACGATCAGGTAAGCACCATGACATTAACCGCATCAACAGATGCAGGAACCATCAGTTTCTTCCGCAAAATTTCGTCTGAGTCAGGTTTCGATTTTCTTAAATTTAAGATCGACGGCACAGAACAAGATACCTGGAGCGGGGAATCAGACTGGCAGGAATTCAGTTACAGCATTACAGCAGGATCACATACATTTACCTGGGAATACGAAAAAGACGGATCGGTAAGCAGTGGAAGTGATTGCGGCTGGATCGATTACATTGAATTACCTTCTGATGCCATAGCTACTTATGATTTAACCTTTGTAGTTACAAACGGAGGAACACCTATCGAAAACGCTACAGTGAGTCTTCCCGGATATGGAGCTCAAAGCACAAACGCAAGCGGCGAAACCCTGTTTACAGACGTATACGCCACATCAAACGCTACTTTAGCCTATACTGTAGAGGCTACAGGCTTTGAGGCCGTGGAGGGAACCATTGCTGTTACAGAAAACAAAACCATTACAATTGACATGAACAGCGGCATGGCCGTTACGCCGAGCAGCCTTGATTTTGGAGATGTTACCACCGACGAATCGAGCGAATTGTCATACGAAATTACGGCTTCAGGTCTAGCAAATGATGTAACAGTAACAGCTCCGGAAGGGTACATGATTTCTAATACAAGTGGAAGCGGTTTTGCTTCTTCCATTGTCGTCCCACAATCATCTGGCACCATAGATCAAACTGTTTTTGTACAATTTAACCCGGTTACAGTAACCAATTACACCGGCTTAATTTCCAACGAAAGCGATGGAGCCCCTGCACAATATGTAGAGGTGACAGGTAACGGGATTGCACCCAACACTCCCAATATTGTAATTTCAGAGACTTCAATGGATTTTGGACAGGTAACCATAGGCGAAGACTCTGTAAAAACTTACTCGGTTTCGGGAAGCGACCTCACAAATGATGTTGTAGTTACCGTCTCTTCAGATGGTCCATTTGCAATTTCAACAGATGGCACATCTTATACCAACAGCATAACACTTACGCAAAGTGGCGGCACATTGGCCACAACTGATATCATGGTAAAGTATGCTCCAACCCAGGAAGGGCCTTTTGGTAATGAAATTATTCATGAAAGCACTGATGCAAACACCCGCACACTAAGCTTGTCCGGAGACACACCTGTAGGCATTGATGATATGAAGAATAAAATCTCCATTTATCCAAACCCTGCAACAAATCATTTGACAATAAATAATGCAGAGAATCAGAAATTCATATTGTATGATGTGAGTGGTAAGCAGCGGTTGACTAAAACTATTGACAGTAATCAGCACACAATATCACTGAATGCATATAAAAAAGGAGTTTATGTATTAAAAATCTTTGGACCAAACAACGTCAGCACACTAAAATTTGTAAAACAATAG
- a CDS encoding mannose-1-phosphate guanylyltransferase produces MKQNNYAIIMAGGVGSRFWPWSRTAQPKQFLDVLGTGKTLIQQTFERITQICPSENILIITNKKYADTIAKQIPQMPGENILSEPKGKNTAPCIAYGAFKIKKQNPDANILVAPSDHIILKEDLFTRVVREGFNYVSQNNVLLTIGIKPHKPETGYGYIQSDAKVIKEDSGKWQLSSVDAFREKPDLETAKSFLASGDYFWNAGIFIWSVDSILASMKQHLPEMYGQFETYEPDFNTGAERKAIETIFDQCQSISIDYGVMEKAKNVVVISTDIGWSDLGSWSALHELSDTDSQNNTSNSNQTLFYNSNNCIVRALDNKVAVIEGLDDYIVVEEEQALLICRKQNEQMIKQFVKDVGDKFGKKYV; encoded by the coding sequence ATGAAGCAAAATAATTACGCCATTATTATGGCTGGAGGAGTAGGGAGCAGATTTTGGCCATGGAGCAGAACAGCACAGCCAAAACAGTTTCTTGATGTACTAGGCACAGGAAAAACACTCATTCAGCAAACATTCGAGCGCATAACTCAAATATGCCCTTCAGAAAACATTCTGATTATTACAAATAAAAAATATGCTGATACCATTGCAAAACAGATCCCTCAAATGCCCGGGGAAAATATTTTAAGTGAGCCAAAGGGTAAGAACACCGCCCCATGCATTGCTTATGGTGCATTTAAAATAAAGAAACAAAACCCGGATGCGAATATTCTTGTGGCACCTTCAGACCATATTATACTTAAAGAAGATTTATTTACCAGGGTAGTACGGGAAGGCTTCAATTATGTAAGTCAAAACAATGTTTTGCTAACTATTGGTATTAAGCCGCATAAACCTGAAACAGGTTATGGCTATATCCAGTCAGATGCTAAAGTGATTAAAGAGGACTCAGGTAAATGGCAACTATCTTCTGTGGATGCTTTTCGTGAGAAACCGGATTTAGAAACAGCAAAATCTTTTCTTGCCAGCGGAGATTATTTTTGGAATGCAGGAATCTTTATTTGGTCAGTGGACTCAATTTTGGCCAGTATGAAGCAGCATCTACCCGAAATGTATGGTCAATTTGAAACTTATGAGCCTGATTTCAATACCGGAGCGGAAAGAAAAGCAATAGAGACAATCTTTGACCAGTGCCAAAGCATTTCCATTGACTATGGTGTGATGGAAAAAGCAAAAAATGTTGTGGTAATCAGTACAGATATTGGCTGGTCTGACCTGGGTTCATGGAGTGCCCTGCATGAACTTTCAGATACAGATAGTCAAAATAACACCAGCAATAGTAACCAAACACTTTTTTATAATTCAAACAATTGTATTGTAAGGGCGCTTGACAATAAAGTGGCGGTTATTGAAGGACTGGATGATTATATTGTGGTAGAAGAAGAGCAGGCGTTATTAATTTGCCGCAAACAAAATGAGCAAATGATAAAACAGTTTGTAAAAGATGTGGGAGATAAATTCGGAAAGAAATATGTTTAA
- a CDS encoding C25 family cysteine peptidase: MRFLLLVTMLVWTLSTSAQTIVQKFSFGKYTLKTQNEHSIFSIPGTRNMAAPGNPAQPYKLTNILLPPGAKVTNVHIKITKKQHIGLNHDLMPMQHVQPLSVSEKHGFIKNKSSYTKTKNLDIGESIIINQERMNGYDIAQIKFSPIEYYPVQKNIDLANELELIVEYKNSKNNNLSMRSARKRVNDRVINFCDHKAFAKAYKPKQKTSNSSIDAIIITPEAFVADFEPLILDYQLRGMASEVLTVENIQSAYSGTDLQEKIRNAIIDYYQNHDVMYVLLGGDVEHIPHRGFFCQVQSSTVYEDDDIPADLYYMALDGNWNTDGDSNWGEPDEDDLIPEIALSRLPFTTHEELGKMLNKINMYANQPVTGELNNPLLAGEHLYDNPLTWGAQYLDLIHGTHDDNGYTTTGIPDSHPFDSLYDRNASWSSGDIIDEINNGHPFIHHVGHSNSNYAMRLYNSDITNSNFSQVDGITHNFPLIYTHGCICGAFDDSDCIAEEMLQIDNFAVAFVGNSRYGWFNEGQTEGPSQHIHREFMNALYGDSIQSLAEAHMISKIETSGWVEAAGQHEPGALRWCFYDCNALGEPLLPIWTNDPRNIEVSVPGNVYVGESTITVNATENGQPAKNIAVVIKMADAFYGTGKTNEAGEAEITLAQPFSELGEIDIISSGYNVLKDTVQETLQRPQEGHLIVSEIDLDGEQQPIYGHAYTPNLLLENVGENASASTLLKVSTENSYVEISDTIVSLEPVNALQQTNIAEAFGLSICDTIPDQQPIELTFSFFQNDELTHTMQKTLISRAPVLNWQTAILNDEISGNANGIFDPGEIIKLIVQLENKGSIMPQNVMAHIENTGKNITILNDTVNYIPSGDETSVNIEFAIQASNEQSSGSSLSLVYSGAYDNFALPEMQFNCIVGQALEDFETGDFTKYNWVNDNSFPWEAITEETFEGNFSGCSPDLDHDQMSELSITMDVPEADSISFMYKVSCEDGSSYLWDYLEFSIDGTQIETWDGEIEWNRAAYPVDAGTHTFRWTYTKDGSVSSGDDCAWIDNIMFPIPGYTPPEDNLPPEIFADSEINITEGEAFIHTFDASDPENDPLTATLLLAPEWINMEVANTNEWNITGTAPTPMINLPDIVVAVGDGYQYAGKSFFFKTNPVGIEATQPAQDKIKIYPQPAADFAFIELQQKSGIQNIQIISAQGKTLVQKSLNSLQNKHRIDLQNMAPGVYLINFQTKNGENHNKKLIVK, translated from the coding sequence ATGAGGTTCTTATTATTAGTCACAATGTTGGTGTGGACACTATCCACATCAGCACAAACGATTGTACAAAAATTTTCGTTTGGAAAATACACGTTAAAAACTCAAAATGAGCACAGTATATTTTCCATACCCGGAACAAGAAACATGGCCGCCCCGGGCAATCCGGCTCAGCCATACAAACTTACCAACATCCTCCTTCCACCGGGAGCCAAAGTAACTAACGTACACATAAAAATCACGAAAAAGCAGCACATTGGGTTGAACCATGATCTGATGCCAATGCAACATGTGCAGCCATTATCTGTGTCTGAAAAGCATGGGTTCATTAAAAACAAAAGCAGCTACACAAAAACAAAAAATCTCGATATCGGCGAAAGCATTATCATAAACCAGGAGCGAATGAATGGTTATGACATTGCACAAATAAAATTTTCGCCCATTGAATATTATCCTGTACAAAAAAACATTGACCTGGCCAATGAACTGGAGCTTATTGTGGAGTATAAAAACAGCAAAAACAATAACCTTTCTATGCGCTCGGCCAGAAAGCGCGTAAACGACCGGGTAATAAACTTTTGCGACCACAAAGCATTTGCAAAAGCATACAAACCCAAACAAAAAACGAGCAACAGCAGTATCGATGCCATAATTATCACCCCGGAAGCGTTCGTTGCAGATTTCGAACCGTTAATTCTCGATTATCAGCTCCGGGGCATGGCGTCGGAGGTACTTACCGTCGAAAACATTCAATCAGCCTACAGTGGAACAGACCTGCAGGAAAAAATCCGAAACGCTATAATCGACTACTATCAAAACCACGATGTAATGTACGTTTTATTGGGTGGCGATGTGGAGCATATTCCGCACCGCGGGTTCTTCTGTCAGGTACAATCGAGTACGGTGTATGAAGATGACGACATACCTGCAGACCTTTACTACATGGCACTTGACGGCAACTGGAATACCGACGGTGACAGTAACTGGGGCGAACCTGATGAAGACGACCTTATTCCTGAAATTGCCCTGTCGCGCTTGCCATTTACAACCCATGAGGAGCTTGGTAAAATGCTCAATAAAATAAACATGTATGCCAATCAGCCTGTAACAGGAGAACTAAACAATCCACTTTTAGCAGGCGAACACCTTTACGACAACCCGCTTACCTGGGGCGCTCAATACCTGGACCTCATACATGGCACGCACGACGACAACGGATATACCACCACAGGTATTCCCGATTCACACCCGTTTGACAGCCTTTACGACAGAAACGCATCGTGGTCATCGGGTGACATAATAGATGAAATAAATAACGGACACCCGTTTATCCATCATGTTGGCCACAGCAACTCAAATTACGCAATGCGCCTCTACAACAGTGACATTACAAACAGCAATTTTAGCCAGGTCGACGGAATTACACATAACTTTCCACTTATTTATACCCATGGATGTATTTGCGGTGCTTTTGACGATAGCGACTGCATTGCTGAAGAGATGCTCCAAATCGACAATTTCGCCGTTGCATTTGTTGGCAACAGCCGCTATGGTTGGTTCAACGAAGGACAAACCGAAGGTCCAAGTCAGCATATACACCGCGAATTTATGAATGCCCTGTATGGCGACAGTATCCAAAGTCTTGCTGAGGCCCACATGATTTCCAAAATTGAAACATCAGGCTGGGTTGAGGCAGCCGGGCAACACGAACCCGGAGCGCTCCGCTGGTGTTTCTATGATTGCAATGCCCTGGGCGAACCCTTATTGCCTATATGGACAAACGACCCAAGAAACATTGAAGTTTCAGTTCCCGGAAATGTATATGTTGGTGAATCAACCATTACGGTCAATGCCACAGAAAACGGGCAGCCCGCAAAAAATATAGCCGTGGTAATTAAAATGGCCGATGCATTTTACGGAACCGGCAAAACTAATGAAGCAGGTGAAGCAGAAATTACGCTAGCTCAACCATTCTCTGAACTCGGAGAAATTGACATCATAAGCAGTGGTTACAATGTACTCAAAGACACCGTACAGGAAACCTTACAACGGCCACAGGAGGGCCACCTGATTGTATCGGAAATTGACCTCGACGGCGAACAGCAACCAATTTATGGCCACGCCTATACACCAAACTTACTGCTTGAGAATGTCGGCGAAAATGCGTCAGCCTCAACTTTATTGAAAGTGAGCACCGAAAATTCATATGTTGAAATAAGTGACACCATTGTATCACTTGAACCTGTAAATGCACTTCAACAAACCAACATTGCCGAAGCATTTGGTTTAAGCATTTGCGATACTATTCCGGATCAGCAACCCATTGAACTCACCTTCAGTTTTTTCCAGAATGATGAACTGACGCACACAATGCAAAAAACACTAATTAGTCGTGCTCCGGTACTTAACTGGCAAACCGCCATTTTAAACGACGAAATAAGTGGTAATGCAAATGGTATTTTTGATCCGGGAGAAATTATAAAACTAATCGTGCAACTTGAGAACAAAGGAAGTATAATGCCACAAAACGTGATGGCACATATTGAAAACACGGGTAAAAACATCACAATACTTAACGATACAGTAAATTACATACCCTCTGGCGATGAAACCAGCGTGAACATAGAATTTGCCATACAGGCAAGCAATGAACAGAGCAGCGGCAGTAGCCTTAGTCTGGTATACAGCGGAGCTTACGACAACTTTGCGCTACCCGAGATGCAATTTAACTGTATTGTAGGTCAGGCACTGGAAGATTTTGAAACCGGCGACTTCACCAAATACAATTGGGTTAACGACAACTCATTTCCATGGGAAGCTATTACAGAAGAAACATTTGAAGGCAATTTCAGCGGTTGCTCACCCGATCTGGATCACGATCAAATGAGTGAGTTAAGCATAACCATGGATGTGCCCGAAGCCGATTCAATCAGTTTCATGTATAAAGTATCGTGCGAAGACGGCAGTAGTTACCTGTGGGATTACCTGGAATTCTCAATTGATGGCACCCAAATAGAAACCTGGGATGGCGAGATCGAATGGAACCGTGCAGCCTACCCTGTAGATGCAGGAACACATACATTTAGATGGACCTACACAAAAGATGGAAGCGTAAGCAGCGGAGATGATTGCGCATGGATAGACAACATTATGTTCCCAATACCCGGCTACACGCCGCCTGAAGACAACCTTCCTCCAGAAATATTTGCAGATTCCGAAATCAATATCACAGAAGGTGAAGCTTTTATCCACACATTTGATGCATCAGACCCTGAGAACGACCCACTCACTGCAACCCTTCTTCTCGCACCAGAATGGATCAACATGGAAGTAGCTAATACCAACGAATGGAATATTACAGGAACAGCCCCAACACCTATGATAAACCTTCCAGATATTGTTGTTGCGGTTGGAGATGGTTATCAATATGCAGGCAAATCGTTTTTCTTTAAGACCAATCCGGTTGGCATAGAAGCAACGCAACCAGCACAAGATAAAATTAAAATTTATCCGCAACCTGCTGCTGATTTTGCCTTTATTGAGTTGCAACAAAAAAGCGGTATACAAAATATTCAGATCATTTCCGCGCAGGGTAAAACCTTAGTACAAAAAAGCCTCAACAGCTTGCAAAATAAACACAGAATAGATTTGCAAAACATGGCACCGGGAGTATATCTCATTAACTTCCAAACAAAAAACGGCGAAAACCATAATAAAAAACTTATCGTAAAATAA